In a genomic window of Salminus brasiliensis chromosome 12, fSalBra1.hap2, whole genome shotgun sequence:
- the ppp1r27a gene encoding protein phosphatase 1 regulatory subunit 27, with product MKYSYQYPVSQYTRHSTYTPTTHYTPSLYTPKYYSTSSYSPSNYSSVKYTATHYTPPAYTPAYKSTSTYTPVFSKPTRQGSSHRAPAQRTPTVVVKPAKAVRFTNDVLFQDHVRHGELEMIGRFMRARKVRVDTIFQSGMAALHEAVLSGNLECVKLLIKYGADVHQRDEDGWTPLHMACSDGYPEIARYLLSLGASAEAENENGEKPADLIDPDCKELVKLFEVGCV from the exons ATGAAGTACAGCTACCAATACCCGGTGTCCCAGTACACACGGCACAGCACATACACCCCAACAACGCACTATACGCCTAGCCTTTACACACCGAAGTATTACTCCACCAGTTCCTACTCACCCAGCAACTACAGCTCCGTAAAGTACACTGCAACGCACTACACCCCACCTGCCTACACCCCCGCCTACAAAAGCACCTCCACCTACACACCCGTCTTTAGCAAACCCACACGGCAAGGCAGCAGTCACCGCGCACCTGCCCAACGGACTCCCACTGTAGTGGTCAAACCCGCCAAGGCTGTACGCTTCACCAACGACGTTTTGTTTCAGGACCATGTCCGGCATGGAGAGCTGGAAATGATTGGTCGCTTCATGAGAGCAAGGAAAGTACGAGTGGACACTATTTTTCAGTCTG GCATGGCAGCTCTCCATGAAGCTGTTCTCTCAGGGAACCTGGAGTGTGTGAAGCTCCTGATAAAGTATGGAGCTGATGTTCACCAGAGGGATGAGGATGGCTGGACACCCCTTCACATGGCCTGCAGCGACGGCTACCCTGAGATTGCACG GTATCTACTCTCTCTGGGTGCCAGTGCAGAGGCTGAGAATGAGAATGGAGAGAAACCAGCTGACCTTATTGACCCTGACTGCAAAGAGCTGGTCAAGCTGTTCGAAGTGGGCTGTGTCTAA